acaaacatttaataatatcagTTTTGAATGAATGTAGAAATGTCTGAATTTTATATCTGAAAGAAATTTCTAAGTATTCAGTTAGCTGCAAATACAAAATGCATTAATATTATTTAGAGGTCAAAGACCCTGACTGCTTGTAttcgtaaaaaatatgaaacttacataaactattaaatatttattaattactatGTCAAATACATTTAGTTAATAGTTTATAAGAACTGTACTCACGTTGTTAGCTGAGCCCGCCAGATCCTCTAAGGTGTCATCGTCATTATTGCTGCTGTcatttttctttgctttctgCATTATACCTTTCCTTTGCGTCGCGCTTCGACTGCCTTCGTACTCTGCTGACATAGCTAGGACAATCTCGACAGCAGGGGAcctctattttttattaaaaaatatgctcACAGAAGCCGCAATTCCAATACATTAATTTATGCATTCACTCTATTTGTTTCATATAATCACACATACGTCTCAGTGACgacaatttttatgttttataacaGATTTTATCAAACCTAAATCTTTCAACTATACCCTTCACTTTTTATGTACTTTTGAAACAAACTACACTTTGTGATTCTCGAATAAAATTTTCCTTATTAGAGTTCTTCATAGTAGTAACTTAAAATAAGTAAGGCCTCTGTCACTACCGAGCGCAGCGCTGCTCTTGCGGCACGTTACTTTAGATTTCCCTTCAACAAGCAGTAAACTGTTTTCCCACTTGCTCATTAATGCAATATGTATGCTTACATCTATTGCACTCTTTTTCTCAAGCACATTCCAATTGAAACTTCCTTCTGCCGTTTTTGATTCGATGTTTTCGCTGTTACCGTCCCCACCAATTTTTACCACTTTTGCACATTTATCAGCCAGACAATCGAATTTTCAATTATAGATTTATACCGTAttcacttcaaaaataaatttactttaactACGTTGAATCCGTAGTTCTGCTCGCAAGATTTAGCAACAATTTTAAACCcagaagagtaaaaaaaaatggtttattAGACTTTTCGCGGAACCACGATGAAAGAAACAACGAACAACGACGTTTAGAAACGCGTGAGTACGAACAAGAATAAACGAACAAGCAACGAGTCAAAGATCAAGTCGTTCAAATAAAACGAATCGGCAAGTtatttaacgaaaataaatGGCGGTAGCCATACAGGGTTGTAGTAATTGACAGataggaaaaattatttaattaaaattaaataaatttcttagtgtaaagaaaaaaattgctcaTTCTCAACACGTTAGACTTAAAATATTGAAGGGAAAAAACAAGCAATAAGTTGAACTAGTTGACCAATATCCATTGAACAATCTTTTGAATTCCCACCATGAATGAAAAGTTATGGCGTTAGGTTTGTGTGggaattattttgttttgcatatatgatgaatatttcaactttatcgttttatttatttttgaaattaaaaaaaaatcccacATCTTCTTGACCGCAATAGAAGAGAAAAGTGTCAAAAATTCTGTTTTCAATGTGGAAGGGAAGTATTTCCGGATCCTCTTCATATTTCTATCTTCAAAACTAGCCAGTTATTGTTCTGCAAAACTTTATCTTACTTTATGATTCCAATTTCAGCTTTACAAAAACCCAACTGAAAACTCACCAAGTTCCTTATTGGTTTATAAATGTTCTCATCTAATACGCACAGAACGTCTCTATAAGGCTAAGAAGTGTATATAACTTTAATCTGGTGATAGATGAATTTTGGGCTACATAGTGAAAAGAGACATAATATTAATGATAGATGTGGGCTTCCCAGGCTTTCTTTTAAAGCAATATGTTAGCACCAACAAGTGTACACAAACAGTTATATGCCGACTTGAAACGCGACgtacatttatttgtttgattTCTTACAAATCTggcttcaaaatttttattaacttaatgGTTCATTTCGAAGTAGGAAACCTAAATATTTAATCTTTTCGAACTTTTTCTGCACGTGGATCATCGGGACGCATTACAACATATCCCATCTTATATCGTCGGTTATCACCGTCTCTGGCATAATATCCACCAACGCCAACCGCTGCCATTCCTAATCCTATAATTGCTAACACTGTCCCGCCAACAATGTCAGGAATCTCGTTCCAAGCACGCTTCAGGAGACCATGGGCATTCCGCGCAGTTGAAGCAGACATTTCAAAACTGTAGAAGATAATATTGAGTTAAtgcttttaattcaaaaatataattaataaaacccACAATATTGATGAGAATCACCAACGTTACACAACACAAGTAGTAGAACTGTCACTGAACAGCTGccagtgaaaaaatatatagttgccatatttc
The sequence above is drawn from the Bactrocera oleae isolate idBacOlea1 chromosome 5, idBacOlea1, whole genome shotgun sequence genome and encodes:
- the NdufA3 gene encoding uncharacterized protein NdufA3 — encoded protein: MSASTARNAHGLLKRAWNEIPDIVGGTVLAIIGLGMAAVGVGGYYARDGDNRRYKMGYVVMRPDDPRAEKVRKD